One region of Micromonospora ureilytica genomic DNA includes:
- a CDS encoding TIGR03084 family metal-binding protein, protein MVDLSDLLTDLADESAQLDALVAPLPADDWTRPTPAPGWSIGHQIAHLAWTDHVALLAATDPEAFYATVTAASDVTRLVDVGAEEFLAPPADLLARWRAGRTALVDALAAVPAGGKLPWYGTRMSATSMATARIMETWAHGTDVADALDVVRPDSDRLRHVAHLGVRTLGHGFAAHGREAPTAPVRVELVGPGGDTWAWGPADAADRVTGPARDFCQLVTQRRHRTDLALVATGPVADEWLDVAQAFAGPPGDGRKPAGGNGVRA, encoded by the coding sequence ATGGTCGACCTCAGCGACCTGCTCACGGACCTGGCCGACGAGTCCGCCCAGTTGGACGCCCTGGTGGCACCACTGCCCGCGGACGACTGGACGAGGCCGACCCCCGCGCCGGGCTGGAGCATCGGGCATCAGATCGCCCACCTCGCCTGGACCGACCACGTCGCGCTGTTGGCCGCCACCGATCCCGAGGCGTTCTACGCGACGGTGACCGCCGCGTCGGACGTGACCCGACTCGTCGACGTCGGCGCCGAGGAATTCCTCGCCCCGCCGGCCGACCTTCTCGCCCGCTGGCGGGCCGGGCGAACCGCGCTCGTCGACGCACTGGCCGCCGTTCCGGCCGGTGGCAAGCTGCCCTGGTACGGCACCCGGATGTCGGCCACCTCGATGGCCACCGCCCGGATCATGGAGACGTGGGCGCACGGCACGGACGTGGCCGACGCCCTCGACGTGGTCCGCCCCGACAGCGACCGACTTCGGCACGTGGCGCACCTGGGCGTGCGTACCCTCGGGCACGGCTTCGCCGCGCACGGCCGGGAGGCGCCGACGGCGCCGGTCCGGGTGGAGCTGGTCGGGCCCGGTGGCGACACGTGGGCCTGGGGTCCGGCGGACGCCGCCGACCGGGTCACCGGCCCGGCCCGGGACTTCTGCCAGCTGGTCACCCAGCGCCGACACCGCACGGACCTCGCTCTGGTCGCCACCGGGCCGGTCGCCGACGAGTGGCTCGACGTGGCTCAGGCCTTCGCCGGGCCGCCGGGTGACGGCCGCAAGCCGGCCGGCGGAAACGGGGTACGGGCATGA
- a CDS encoding TetR/AcrR family transcriptional regulator: MPTASTRVPQQERSRATQARLLEATVDCLIEHGWSGTTTTVVAARAGVSRGAQLHHYPTKAALVTAAVAHLAERRADELRTEAEALPAGPQRLDRVVDLLAVAFTGPLFVAALELWVAARTDRELRDALVPLEATVGREMHRLTVALLGVDERRPGVREAVQATLDLLRGLGVANLLSDDSTRRAALLTTWKRQLATLLTP, from the coding sequence GTGCCCACCGCATCGACGCGTGTCCCTCAGCAGGAACGCAGCCGCGCCACCCAGGCCCGGCTGCTGGAGGCGACCGTCGACTGCCTGATCGAGCACGGCTGGTCCGGCACCACGACCACCGTCGTCGCGGCGCGGGCCGGTGTCTCGCGTGGGGCGCAGCTGCACCACTACCCGACGAAGGCGGCGCTGGTGACGGCCGCCGTGGCCCATCTGGCCGAGCGGCGGGCCGACGAGTTGCGCACCGAGGCCGAGGCGCTGCCGGCTGGGCCACAACGGTTGGACCGGGTCGTCGACCTGCTCGCCGTGGCGTTCACCGGGCCGCTGTTCGTGGCCGCACTGGAACTCTGGGTCGCCGCCCGCACCGATCGGGAACTCCGGGACGCGCTGGTGCCGCTGGAGGCGACTGTCGGGCGGGAGATGCACCGGCTCACCGTCGCCCTGCTCGGTGTCGACGAGCGTCGACCCGGTGTCCGCGAAGCGGTGCAGGCCACGCTCGACCTGCTCCGCGGGCTCGGGGTGGCCAACCTGCTCAGCGACGACTCCACCCGCCGGGCTGCCCTGTTGACCACCTGGAAGCGCCAGCTCGCCACCCTGCTCACGCCCTGA
- a CDS encoding metallophosphoesterase family protein — protein MVNRVAVLSDIHGVLPALEAVLAEPDVAAADLIVLSGDIAAGPQPVEVLDVLAGLGDRVCWVGGNADRELVEARAGRPASIEVSNWAAGQLRDDQVARLAALPATVTLEVDGLGPTLFCHATPRNDEEVVLVDSRMARWAEVFDGLPAEVSTVVCGHTHMPFTRLVDRRLVVNPGSIGMPYGGVGAWWALLGPGVQLRRTAFNVDAACARVATESTFPDATAWADEYLRSQHSDADALTAFGPRDGR, from the coding sequence ATGGTGAACCGTGTTGCCGTGCTCTCCGACATCCATGGCGTCCTGCCGGCGCTGGAGGCCGTACTGGCCGAGCCGGACGTCGCCGCCGCCGATCTGATCGTGCTCAGCGGTGACATCGCCGCGGGCCCGCAACCGGTCGAGGTGCTGGACGTGCTCGCCGGCCTGGGCGACCGGGTGTGCTGGGTCGGCGGCAACGCCGACCGCGAGCTGGTCGAGGCCCGGGCCGGCCGCCCCGCGTCGATCGAGGTGTCGAACTGGGCCGCCGGCCAGCTGCGCGACGACCAGGTCGCCCGGCTCGCCGCGCTGCCGGCGACGGTGACGCTGGAGGTGGACGGCCTCGGGCCGACGCTGTTCTGCCACGCGACGCCCCGCAATGACGAGGAGGTCGTGCTCGTCGACTCCCGGATGGCGCGCTGGGCCGAGGTGTTCGATGGTCTTCCCGCCGAGGTCTCCACCGTGGTCTGCGGCCACACGCACATGCCCTTCACCCGGCTGGTCGATCGGCGTCTGGTGGTCAACCCGGGCAGCATCGGCATGCCGTACGGGGGTGTGGGCGCGTGGTGGGCGCTGCTCGGGCCCGGCGTCCAGCTGCGCCGCACCGCCTTCAACGTGGACGCGGCCTGCGCCCGGGTGGCGACGGAGTCGACCTTTCCCGACGCCACCGCCTGGGCCGACGAGTACCTGCGCTCCCAGCACAGCGACGCCGACGCGTTGACCGCCTTCGGCCCCCGCGACGGCCGCTGA
- a CDS encoding Crp/Fnr family transcriptional regulator, protein MDEVLARSGIFQGVDPEAAEALAKEMETIEVRKGEIVFNEGEPGDSLYILLSGKIKVGRRAADGRQNLIAVMGPSDMVGELSLFDPGPRTATATAVTDTRLVRLRKQALRPWLNNRPEIAEQLLRVLARRLRRTNDSLADLIFTDVPGRVAKNLLQMAGRFGTRDGGVLRVTHDLTQEEIAQLVGASRETVNKALADFASRGWLRLDGKSIIILDPERLARRARV, encoded by the coding sequence ATGGACGAGGTACTGGCCCGCAGCGGGATCTTCCAGGGTGTTGACCCGGAAGCTGCCGAGGCGCTTGCCAAGGAGATGGAGACGATCGAAGTCCGCAAGGGCGAGATCGTCTTCAATGAGGGCGAGCCCGGTGACAGCCTCTACATCCTGCTGTCCGGGAAGATCAAGGTTGGTCGCCGCGCAGCGGACGGCCGGCAGAACCTGATCGCGGTGATGGGGCCGTCGGACATGGTCGGTGAGCTGTCGCTCTTCGACCCGGGTCCGCGTACGGCGACCGCCACCGCGGTTACCGACACCCGGCTGGTGCGGCTGCGTAAGCAGGCGCTGCGGCCGTGGCTCAACAACCGCCCGGAGATCGCCGAGCAGTTGCTCCGGGTGCTCGCCCGGCGGCTGCGCCGGACCAACGACTCGCTCGCCGACCTGATCTTCACGGACGTGCCGGGCCGGGTCGCCAAGAACCTGCTCCAGATGGCGGGCCGCTTCGGCACCCGCGACGGGGGCGTTCTGCGGGTGACCCACGACCTCACCCAGGAGGAGATCGCCCAGCTCGTCGGCGCCTCCCGGGAGACCGTCAACAAGGCGCTTGCCGACTTCGCCTCGCGCGGCTGGCTGCGCTTGGACGGCAAGAGCATCATCATCCTGGACCCGGAGCGCCTGGCCCGTCGCGCCCGCGTCTGA
- a CDS encoding adenosylcobinamide amidohydrolase has product MLSDPILTSRAEDGRHVPLLVWRAGVPLRSVSSGPLGGGIGVRRWVLNATVPMSYDREDPAAHLASLAAELALDGPGVGLLTGVDVTEVVARTDTGVRAWATVGLGTPVPAAAPTPAALAQRVGTVNIVVYVPARLADSALVNAVATATEAKTQAITELGVPGTGTPTDAVTVLCPAVGPEAAYGGPRSTWGAPLARAVHAAVLAGGARPVVPWSEQVRGAKSTRSAVVGAFNDR; this is encoded by the coding sequence GTGCTGAGCGACCCGATTCTGACCAGCCGCGCCGAGGACGGGCGGCACGTTCCGCTGCTCGTCTGGCGCGCGGGCGTGCCTCTGCGGTCGGTCAGCAGTGGCCCGCTGGGCGGTGGGATCGGGGTCCGGCGGTGGGTGCTGAACGCGACAGTACCGATGTCGTACGACCGGGAGGACCCGGCGGCGCACCTGGCCTCGCTCGCCGCTGAGCTGGCCCTCGACGGGCCCGGGGTTGGTCTGCTGACCGGTGTCGACGTGACCGAGGTGGTGGCGCGGACCGACACCGGGGTGCGGGCCTGGGCGACGGTCGGACTCGGCACGCCGGTGCCCGCGGCCGCGCCGACGCCGGCCGCGCTCGCCCAACGCGTCGGCACTGTCAACATCGTGGTGTACGTGCCGGCCCGGCTCGCCGACTCGGCACTCGTCAACGCGGTGGCGACCGCGACCGAGGCGAAGACCCAGGCGATCACCGAGCTGGGGGTGCCGGGGACCGGCACGCCCACCGACGCGGTCACAGTGCTCTGCCCGGCGGTCGGGCCGGAGGCGGCGTACGGCGGTCCGCGCTCCACCTGGGGCGCCCCGCTCGCCCGAGCGGTGCACGCGGCGGTGCTCGCCGGTGGCGCCCGGCCGGTCGTGCCGTGGTCCGAGCAGGTCAGGGGCGCAAAGTCCACCCGATCGGCTGTCGTCGGCGCGTTTAACGACCGGTAG
- a CDS encoding CapA family protein: MYAPAPLASRPRRRVALGLAALLAALLVAGCTDPGGEAPVWQPGAGGGGTGAPVSTAGPKATGPASAGPGGAISLSATGDIIMGNAPSRLPAGGGKGFFNSVTEALKADLVMGNLEEPLTVDTGTGKCGANSTRCFQFRAPPEYAAHLRDAGFDVLNQANNHGYDYGPKGYENTQKALKKYDLEHTGAPNEITVVDVKGVKVAVAGFSSYVWSNSLVDIAKAKAVVAKAATMADLVVVQVHMGGEGADKTRVKPGTEMFLGENRGDPVKFSHAMIDAGADLIVGHGPHVLRGMEFYKGRLIAYSLGNFAGGGNSLSNDGRLGWGGVLKVSLKPDGSWAGGSFTSTYMNSAGKPTMDPDDRGLGLVTELSRADFPKGGARLDGQGKISPPAAG; encoded by the coding sequence ATGTATGCTCCCGCCCCCCTCGCGTCCCGCCCGCGTCGCCGCGTCGCCCTCGGCCTCGCCGCGCTGCTGGCCGCCCTCCTCGTGGCCGGCTGCACCGACCCCGGTGGAGAGGCGCCCGTCTGGCAGCCCGGCGCGGGCGGTGGTGGCACCGGCGCTCCGGTGTCCACGGCCGGCCCGAAGGCCACCGGGCCCGCATCCGCCGGTCCGGGAGGCGCGATCTCGCTCTCCGCCACCGGCGACATCATCATGGGCAACGCGCCCAGTCGGCTGCCCGCCGGCGGCGGTAAGGGCTTCTTCAACTCGGTCACCGAGGCGCTCAAGGCCGACCTGGTGATGGGCAACCTGGAGGAGCCGCTGACTGTCGACACCGGCACCGGCAAGTGCGGGGCCAACTCCACCCGTTGCTTCCAGTTCCGCGCCCCGCCGGAGTACGCCGCCCACCTGCGTGACGCCGGCTTCGACGTGCTCAACCAGGCCAACAACCACGGCTATGACTACGGGCCCAAGGGCTACGAGAACACCCAGAAGGCACTGAAGAAGTACGACCTGGAGCACACCGGCGCACCGAACGAGATCACCGTGGTCGACGTCAAGGGCGTCAAGGTCGCCGTCGCCGGCTTCTCGTCGTACGTCTGGTCCAACAGCCTCGTCGACATCGCCAAGGCGAAGGCGGTGGTCGCCAAGGCCGCCACCATGGCCGACCTGGTCGTGGTGCAGGTGCACATGGGCGGCGAGGGTGCCGACAAGACCCGGGTGAAGCCGGGCACCGAGATGTTCCTGGGCGAGAACCGGGGCGACCCGGTGAAGTTCTCGCACGCCATGATCGACGCTGGCGCCGACCTGATCGTCGGGCACGGCCCGCACGTGCTGCGCGGGATGGAGTTCTACAAGGGGCGCCTGATCGCGTACAGCCTGGGCAACTTCGCCGGCGGCGGCAACTCGCTGAGCAACGACGGTCGCCTCGGCTGGGGCGGGGTGCTGAAGGTGTCGCTCAAGCCGGACGGCAGCTGGGCCGGCGGCTCGTTCACCTCGACGTACATGAACTCCGCCGGCAAGCCGACGATGGACCCGGACGACCGGGGTCTGGGTCTGGTCACCGAGTTGAGCCGCGCCGACTTCCCGAAGGGCGGCGCTCGCCTCGACGGGCAGGGGAAGATCTCGCCGCCGGCCGCCGGCTGA
- the nth gene encoding endonuclease III, producing the protein MTVVTSSPAGVSETDLGRKRRARKIGRVLTETHPDAHCELDHSNALELAVATILSAQCTDKKVNEVTPKLFARYPSAAAYAGADRGEMEELIRPTGFYRNKTDSLLKLGQALLDRYDGQVPGRLVDLVTLPGIGRKTANVILGNAFDVPGITVDTHFQRLVHRWRLTTETDPVKIEHAIGALYDKRDWTMLSHRIIFHGRRVCHARKPACGACTLAKLCPSYGTGPTEPVAAAKLLKGPRARDLAVAAGVDPELVPAQAIAAEVP; encoded by the coding sequence CTGACCGTCGTGACCAGTAGCCCTGCCGGTGTCAGCGAGACCGATCTCGGGCGCAAACGCCGTGCCCGCAAGATCGGCCGGGTGCTGACCGAGACGCACCCCGACGCGCATTGTGAGCTGGACCACTCCAACGCTCTGGAGTTGGCCGTCGCCACGATCCTGTCCGCGCAGTGCACGGACAAGAAGGTCAACGAGGTCACCCCGAAGCTCTTCGCCCGCTATCCGAGCGCTGCCGCGTACGCCGGCGCCGACCGGGGCGAGATGGAGGAGCTGATCCGGCCCACCGGCTTCTACCGCAACAAGACCGACTCGCTGCTCAAGCTCGGTCAGGCCCTCCTCGACAGGTACGACGGCCAGGTCCCGGGCCGGCTCGTCGACCTGGTGACGCTTCCCGGCATCGGCCGCAAGACCGCCAACGTGATCCTCGGCAACGCCTTCGACGTCCCGGGCATCACCGTCGACACGCATTTCCAGCGGCTGGTCCACCGGTGGCGACTGACCACCGAGACCGACCCGGTCAAGATCGAGCACGCGATCGGCGCGCTGTACGACAAGCGCGACTGGACCATGCTCTCGCACCGGATCATCTTCCACGGTCGACGGGTCTGCCACGCCCGCAAGCCGGCCTGTGGCGCGTGCACCCTCGCGAAGCTCTGCCCTTCGTACGGCACCGGCCCGACCGAGCCGGTGGCCGCGGCCAAGCTGCTCAAGGGCCCTCGGGCGCGCGACCTCGCGGTTGCCGCCGGGGTCGACCCGGAGCTGGTGCCGGCGCAGGCGATCGCTGCGGAGGTGCCGTGA
- a CDS encoding TlpA family protein disulfide reductase — translation MNRRLALAVLPLLLAVTACTSGTVDDDPAPRPAAAERPSPFRDCATLSTAPTAASPGSGPTASGTPGTTARAAGGSALPELTLSCFTGGAPVVLREVAGPAVINVWASWCPPCRKELPAFQRLSERTAGQLQVVGVNSRDSRSGAQSIGEDFGVRFPILVDQGEALQRELKRNAIPLTLFVAADGQVRHIDASGALDDATLAKLVRQHLGLAVPA, via the coding sequence GTGAACCGCCGCCTCGCCCTTGCCGTCCTGCCGTTGCTGCTGGCGGTCACCGCGTGCACCAGCGGCACCGTCGACGACGATCCGGCACCGCGTCCGGCCGCAGCTGAGCGCCCATCCCCGTTCCGGGACTGCGCCACGCTGAGCACGGCGCCCACGGCCGCGTCGCCCGGCTCGGGCCCGACGGCCTCCGGAACGCCCGGCACGACGGCCCGCGCCGCTGGCGGGTCGGCGCTGCCGGAGCTGACGCTCTCCTGCTTCACCGGCGGCGCCCCCGTCGTGCTGCGGGAGGTGGCCGGGCCGGCGGTGATCAACGTGTGGGCCTCCTGGTGCCCGCCGTGCCGTAAGGAGTTGCCCGCCTTCCAACGCCTCAGCGAGCGGACCGCCGGTCAGCTCCAGGTGGTCGGGGTCAACAGCCGGGACAGTCGCAGCGGCGCCCAGTCCATCGGTGAGGACTTCGGCGTCCGGTTCCCGATCCTGGTGGACCAGGGCGAGGCGCTACAGCGCGAGTTGAAGCGCAACGCCATCCCGCTGACCCTCTTCGTCGCCGCTGATGGTCAGGTGCGGCACATCGACGCCAGCGGCGCTCTCGACGACGCCACGCTCGCCAAGCTGGTCCGCCAGCACCTCGGCCTGGCGGTGCCGGCGTGA
- a CDS encoding NUDIX hydrolase, producing the protein MTRRPPEWIEPLLTRLGTARAEDFTRLITPAEGGRESAVLVLLGEQPGAGPDVLVLQRAATLRNHAGQPAFPGGAADPEDVDVRATALREANEEVGLDPASVTVLAELPKLWIPVSDFVVTPVLAWWHDPHPVHPREPAEVAHVARLPVSELVDPANRLRVRHPSGWIGPAFSARGMLVWGFTAGVLATLLEMGGWARPWSRGRVVELPPTGATPAPSAGTDDADENALR; encoded by the coding sequence GTGACCCGTCGGCCACCCGAGTGGATCGAGCCGTTGCTGACCCGGCTGGGCACCGCCCGCGCCGAGGACTTCACCCGGCTGATCACCCCGGCCGAGGGCGGTCGGGAGAGCGCGGTGCTGGTGCTGCTCGGCGAACAGCCCGGCGCGGGTCCCGACGTGCTGGTCCTGCAACGCGCCGCGACCCTGCGCAACCACGCCGGCCAACCGGCCTTTCCCGGGGGCGCGGCCGACCCGGAGGACGTCGACGTCCGCGCCACGGCCCTGCGCGAGGCGAACGAGGAGGTGGGCCTCGACCCGGCCAGTGTGACAGTGCTGGCCGAGCTGCCGAAACTGTGGATCCCGGTCAGCGACTTCGTGGTCACGCCGGTGCTGGCCTGGTGGCACGACCCGCATCCGGTGCACCCACGGGAGCCGGCCGAGGTGGCACACGTCGCCCGTCTGCCGGTCAGCGAGCTGGTCGATCCGGCCAACCGACTGCGGGTCCGCCACCCGAGCGGCTGGATCGGGCCGGCGTTCTCGGCGCGCGGGATGCTCGTCTGGGGCTTCACCGCCGGGGTGCTGGCCACCCTGCTGGAGATGGGCGGCTGGGCCCGTCCGTGGTCGCGCGGCCGGGTGGTGGAGCTCCCGCCGACCGGGGCGACACCGGCCCCGTCCGCCGGCACCGACGACGCTGACGAGAACGCCCTGCGCTGA
- a CDS encoding MarP family serine protease produces the protein MSVVDLVLLLLMLVFAISGYRQGFVIGVTSLSGFFLGLLLGLQLGPLFARQFVDAGTRVLISLVAIFGLAVVGQALAGWLGSHLRKTITSDVGKRIDDVGGAFVSLFAVLLLAWLVAVPLGSSSVPWLAASVRNSALITVVNQVLPEKANQLSTALEDTVDTDGFPDVFGDLAPTRARQVDPPDPALAGSQVVVSGRQSVVKVLGSAPSCSRRIEGSGFVYADDRVMTNAHVVAGTRSVSVELGGERYDGKVVVYDPNRDLAVLLVPGLPGPSLRFAAGNAGSGSDAIVLGFPLDGPYNAQSARVRDVDRIKGPDIYSSSDVTREIYTIRALVRSGNSGGPLLSANGLVLGVIFAAASDDPNTGFAVTAAEARPVALAGAERNRQVGTGECT, from the coding sequence GTGTCCGTCGTGGATCTCGTCCTGCTGCTGCTCATGCTCGTGTTCGCGATCAGCGGATACCGCCAGGGTTTCGTCATCGGCGTCACGTCGTTGTCCGGCTTCTTCCTGGGTCTGCTGCTGGGTCTCCAGCTCGGGCCGCTGTTCGCCAGACAGTTCGTGGACGCCGGCACCCGCGTGCTGATCTCGCTCGTGGCCATCTTCGGGCTGGCGGTGGTCGGGCAGGCACTCGCCGGATGGCTCGGCTCGCACCTGCGCAAGACGATCACCAGCGACGTGGGCAAACGGATCGACGACGTCGGTGGGGCGTTCGTCTCGCTGTTCGCGGTGCTCCTGCTCGCCTGGCTGGTCGCCGTGCCGCTCGGCTCGTCCTCGGTGCCCTGGCTCGCCGCCTCGGTCCGGAACAGCGCGTTGATCACGGTGGTCAACCAGGTGCTGCCGGAGAAGGCCAACCAGTTGTCCACTGCGTTGGAGGACACCGTCGACACCGACGGGTTCCCGGACGTCTTCGGCGACCTCGCGCCCACCCGGGCCCGGCAGGTCGACCCGCCGGACCCGGCACTGGCCGGCTCGCAGGTGGTGGTCAGTGGTCGGCAGTCGGTCGTCAAGGTGCTCGGCTCCGCGCCCAGCTGCTCACGCCGGATCGAGGGTTCCGGCTTCGTGTACGCGGACGACCGGGTGATGACCAACGCGCACGTCGTGGCCGGCACCCGCTCGGTCTCCGTGGAGTTGGGCGGCGAGCGGTACGACGGCAAGGTGGTGGTCTACGACCCCAACCGGGACCTGGCGGTGCTGCTCGTGCCCGGGCTGCCCGGGCCGTCCCTGCGGTTCGCCGCCGGCAACGCGGGCAGCGGCTCCGACGCCATCGTGCTGGGCTTCCCACTCGACGGCCCCTACAACGCGCAGTCGGCGCGGGTCCGGGACGTCGACCGGATCAAGGGCCCGGACATCTACTCCTCCAGTGACGTGACCCGGGAGATCTACACGATTCGGGCGCTGGTCCGCAGCGGCAACTCGGGCGGCCCGCTGCTCTCCGCCAACGGCCTGGTGCTCGGCGTGATCTTCGCGGCGGCGTCCGACGACCCGAACACCGGCTTCGCGGTGACGGCGGCCGAGGCCCGCCCGGTCGCGTTGGCCGGGGCCGAACGCAACCGGCAGGTCGGCACCGGCGAGTGCACCTGA
- a CDS encoding phosphatase PAP2 family protein, with translation MSTHRPPVLARTGQQSWRQRRFDRDRALGLRLTLAATAAFLVLVPFALLTLLVLGAWAPLHRLDTAVTDALHGYAQDHPAWVVLMRVWTEVFAPMPLRAVALLLVVWLLRRGARRLALWAATTMVVGGLIGPLLKLLVGRDRPELLDPVARAAGYSFPSGHALNATLAAGVLLLVLLPYAGRGAARGALWVAAVLLTVVTGLSRVTLGVHFTSDVVGGWLLGVAVVAATSAAFTSWRAHTGLRPVRPTRDGVAPEVEHPGSGLRS, from the coding sequence ATGAGTACGCACCGGCCGCCCGTCCTCGCCCGCACCGGCCAGCAGTCCTGGCGGCAGCGTCGATTCGACAGGGACCGGGCGCTGGGGCTGCGGCTCACTCTGGCCGCGACGGCGGCGTTCCTGGTGCTGGTGCCCTTCGCGCTGCTCACACTGCTGGTGCTCGGCGCCTGGGCGCCGCTGCACCGGCTGGACACGGCGGTCACCGACGCTCTGCACGGCTACGCGCAGGACCACCCGGCCTGGGTCGTGCTGATGCGGGTCTGGACCGAGGTGTTCGCACCGATGCCGCTGCGCGCCGTCGCACTGCTGCTGGTGGTCTGGTTGCTGCGTCGGGGCGCCCGCCGACTGGCCCTCTGGGCGGCCACCACAATGGTCGTCGGCGGTTTGATCGGTCCGCTGCTCAAGCTCCTGGTCGGCCGGGACCGGCCGGAGTTGCTGGACCCGGTGGCCCGGGCCGCCGGCTACTCGTTCCCCTCCGGGCACGCGCTGAACGCCACCCTGGCGGCCGGGGTGCTGCTGCTGGTGCTCCTGCCCTACGCCGGGCGGGGGGCGGCGCGGGGCGCGCTCTGGGTCGCGGCGGTGCTGCTCACCGTGGTGACCGGGCTGAGCAGGGTGACGCTCGGCGTGCACTTCACCAGCGACGTGGTGGGCGGATGGCTGCTCGGTGTGGCGGTGGTCGCGGCGACCAGCGCCGCGTTCACCAGTTGGCGGGCACACACCGGTCTCCGGCCGGTCCGGCCGACCCGCGACGGCGTCGCTCCCGAGGTCGAGCATCCCGGGAGCGGCCTGAGGAGCTGA
- the mycP gene encoding type VII secretion-associated serine protease mycosin, giving the protein MAGDVTGVRYSGPSAARRATGRALLGLAAALAVVAPTAAGLPVAAPTNGGQLAGAPMAFAPGDTIARTDQVRDEQWQLDELRAETAWRSSTGRGVTVAVVDSGVDGTHPDLVGQVLPGKDLVGPGGAPGPDPVGHGTTVAGLIAGRSDDKRGVVGLAPDARILPVRVLDEENRYDDALIVAQGVRWAVDNGARVINLSLGGSGDSPALAAALDYAFVRDVVVVACTGNLATSSGTKVWYPAREPGVIAVAGLERSSDNLWSGSITGRATVLTAPASGLVGAKPPGGYWRVQGTSFAAPLVAATAALVRSRYPQMPAGEVVNRLLATARDVGPTGRDDRFGYGVVDPVAALTAQVPPVTVNPLDDQTSPGVTGFGPAPGSVDDAPVAGAGSDPLGLAASGQQSRWTARAAGGQDTSAPEQLWISVVLLVALVGGAALMVRRLRQRTR; this is encoded by the coding sequence ATGGCTGGGGATGTGACTGGGGTGCGGTACAGCGGTCCGTCAGCGGCCCGACGAGCGACCGGCCGGGCTCTGCTCGGCCTGGCCGCGGCGCTCGCCGTCGTGGCCCCGACCGCGGCGGGTTTGCCCGTCGCCGCGCCCACGAACGGCGGACAGCTCGCCGGCGCGCCGATGGCGTTCGCTCCCGGTGACACCATCGCCCGCACCGACCAGGTCCGCGACGAGCAGTGGCAGCTCGACGAGTTGCGGGCCGAGACGGCGTGGCGCAGCTCGACCGGGCGGGGCGTGACAGTGGCGGTGGTCGACTCCGGAGTGGACGGCACCCACCCCGACCTGGTCGGCCAGGTGTTGCCCGGCAAGGACCTGGTCGGCCCCGGTGGCGCTCCGGGCCCGGATCCGGTGGGCCACGGCACCACGGTCGCCGGCCTGATCGCCGGGCGCAGCGACGACAAGCGGGGTGTGGTCGGGCTGGCACCGGACGCCCGGATCCTGCCGGTCCGCGTGCTCGACGAGGAGAACCGTTACGACGACGCGCTGATCGTCGCCCAGGGGGTGCGCTGGGCGGTCGACAACGGCGCCCGCGTGATCAACCTGTCGTTGGGCGGCAGCGGCGACAGCCCGGCCCTGGCCGCCGCCCTGGACTACGCGTTCGTCCGGGACGTGGTCGTGGTCGCCTGCACCGGCAACCTGGCCACCTCCAGCGGCACCAAGGTCTGGTACCCGGCTCGGGAGCCGGGTGTGATCGCGGTCGCCGGCCTCGAACGCAGCAGCGACAACCTGTGGTCCGGCTCGATCACCGGTCGGGCGACGGTGCTCACCGCTCCCGCCAGCGGGCTGGTCGGCGCCAAGCCCCCCGGCGGGTACTGGCGGGTGCAGGGCACCAGCTTCGCCGCGCCACTGGTGGCGGCGACCGCCGCGCTGGTCCGGTCCCGCTATCCGCAGATGCCCGCGGGTGAGGTGGTCAACCGGTTGCTGGCCACCGCCCGGGATGTGGGCCCGACCGGGCGGGACGACCGCTTCGGGTACGGGGTGGTCGACCCGGTGGCCGCGTTGACCGCTCAGGTGCCGCCGGTGACCGTCAACCCGCTGGACGACCAGACGTCGCCGGGCGTGACCGGTTTCGGTCCGGCGCCCGGCTCGGTCGACGACGCTCCGGTGGCCGGTGCCGGCAGTGACCCACTCGGTCTCGCCGCATCCGGTCAGCAGAGCCGGTGGACGGCTCGGGCGGCGGGCGGTCAGGACACGTCCGCGCCGGAGCAACTGTGGATCAGCGTCGTGCTGCTCGTCGCTCTGGTCGGCGGTGCGGCGCTGATGGTCCGTCGCCTCCGCCAGCGAACCCGTTGA